A stretch of the Candidatus Nealsonbacteria bacterium genome encodes the following:
- the secF gene encoding protein translocase subunit SecF, with translation MNIPFIKYRKFYYFFSGVLILGSIFSLVVFGLRPGIDFTGGSILEIEYRAERPSNQEVQGKLADLDLGSIVLQPTGDRALILRMKDIDEETHQAILQRLGQVKEQRFESIGPVIGQELKQKTKFFTVLALLAIVLYLTFAFRKVSRPLSSWQYGLITVFVAFFHNLLIPLGIFSILSQIYPIQITIPIVVGLLTVLGYSINDTIVVFDRVRENLLRGREENFQDTVNSSLNQTLVRSINTSLTALFVLVAIFFFGGETLKYFSLILILGIICGTYSSIFIASPLLVTWFNFKQKKR, from the coding sequence ATGAACATCCCTTTTATTAAATATCGCAAGTTTTATTATTTTTTTTCCGGAGTTCTAATTTTAGGAAGCATTTTTTCTTTGGTTGTTTTCGGTTTGAGGCCGGGGATTGATTTTACCGGAGGGAGTATTTTAGAAATAGAATACCGGGCAGAGCGCCCTTCAAATCAAGAAGTCCAGGGGAAATTAGCCGATTTGGATTTGGGTTCTATTGTTTTACAGCCAACCGGAGACAGAGCATTAATTTTGAGGATGAAAGATATTGATGAAGAAACCCATCAGGCAATTCTTCAGAGGCTGGGCCAGGTGAAAGAACAACGTTTTGAATCAATCGGACCAGTTATTGGCCAGGAATTAAAACAAAAAACTAAATTTTTTACTGTTTTGGCTCTATTAGCAATTGTTCTTTATCTGACCTTTGCTTTCAGGAAGGTGTCCCGACCCTTATCTTCTTGGCAGTACGGACTCATTACTGTTTTTGTTGCTTTTTTTCATAATCTTTTGATTCCTTTGGGAATTTTTTCTATTCTAAGTCAAATCTATCCGATCCAGATAACCATTCCAATAGTTGTAGGATTACTGACAGTCTTGGGTTATTCAATCAATGACACTATTGTTGTTTTCGACAGAGTGCGAGAAAATCTTTTGAGGGGTAGAGAAGAAAATTTCCAGGACACAGTAAATTCGAGCCTAAATCAAACCTTGGTGAGGTCTATTAACACTTCTTTAACGGCTCTTTTTGTTTTGGTGGCAATCTTCTTTTTTGGCGGAGAAACATTAAAATATTTTTCTTTGATTTTAATCCTGGGAATTATCTGCGGAACTTATTCATCAATTTTTATTGCCAGTCCTCTTTTAGTAACCTGGTTTAACTTTAAACAAAAGAAGAGATAG
- a CDS encoding phosphoglycerate kinase: MKTVKDFDFKNKRVLVRCDFNVPLDKQENILDDLRIKAIIPTVKYLLKKGAKIILMGHLGRPDGKVVEELRLDPIAVRLSELLFLSVKKLEDCVGKIVETEIEKMKPGEAILLENVQFHPGERKNDLEFAKTLAGYADIFIMEAFGQAHRDYASIASISKYIPSGAGILLEREINNLEKLLEDPSRPLVAIVGGKKVKTKTKLIDKISENADFVLIGGLIQKELEEKNIKLKYPEKIIKPVDKIGGGQDIGPETIKLFQEKISLAKTIFWNGPLGRIEEKSFSKGTEEIAKAIAQSRAFSVAGGRETVEFIGKLDLTSKFTHVSTGGGAMLTFLSGEKLPGIEALK; encoded by the coding sequence ATGAAGACAGTAAAGGATTTCGATTTCAAGAATAAAAGAGTTCTGGTAAGGTGTGATTTCAATGTTCCCCTGGATAAACAAGAGAACATTTTAGATGACCTTAGAATAAAAGCAATAATTCCTACCGTTAAATACCTGCTCAAGAAAGGGGCAAAAATAATTTTAATGGGTCATTTGGGAAGACCAGACGGTAAGGTGGTAGAAGAATTACGTTTAGATCCCATAGCCGTTAGGTTGTCAGAGTTGTTGTTTCTATCCGTGAAAAAACTAGAAGACTGCGTCGGGAAAATAGTAGAGACAGAAATAGAAAAAATGAAACCGGGAGAGGCGATTTTATTAGAAAATGTCCAGTTTCATCCCGGAGAAAGGAAGAATGATTTAGAATTTGCAAAAACATTGGCTGGTTATGCCGATATTTTTATAATGGAGGCTTTTGGGCAGGCTCACAGGGATTATGCTTCTATTGCCAGTATTTCAAAATATATTCCATCAGGAGCCGGGATTCTTTTAGAAAGAGAGATTAACAATTTAGAGAAACTACTGGAAGATCCCTCAAGGCCATTGGTAGCTATTGTCGGTGGCAAAAAAGTAAAGACAAAAACAAAATTGATTGATAAGATTTCAGAGAATGCTGATTTTGTGCTTATTGGAGGATTAATACAGAAAGAATTAGAAGAAAAAAATATCAAATTAAAATATCCTGAAAAGATTATAAAACCAGTAGATAAAATAGGCGGAGGACAGGATATTGGACCTGAAACCATAAAGCTTTTTCAAGAAAAAATTTCTTTGGCTAAAACTATTTTTTGGAATGGTCCTTTGGGAAGAATCGAAGAGAAAAGTTTTTCTAAGGGGACAGAAGAGATTGCCAAAGCCATTGCCCAAAGCCGGGCCTTTTCGGTTGCTGGCGGGAGAGAGACCGTTGAATTTATCGGAAAACTTGATCTGACAAGTAAATTCACCCATGTTTCTACCGGTGGCGGAGCAATGCTAACTTTTCTTTCGGGCGAGAAATTGCCAGGAATAGAAGCATTGAAATAA